One window of the Pyrinomonadaceae bacterium genome contains the following:
- a CDS encoding HD domain-containing phosphohydrolase codes for MLERLRRIRLLYVVLAVLLLVGLLPLIVAGTMVSRRSAEELRAIEGRYQAQLVQGKARQIELYGQRYRDVVSGLARGFEFAGGIQALTAAGSAVRLQRTLQDDPNLIALAICPVKGEVHRAFQPDVIRKEEVDQRVSEVLARMNGRGVIVGRPQIIRSGQEMGLTIAAPVMDGDQIVAAVVAVVSFQEVFKTVQSSKSGRELLDAGLPIVFVVDQNGKAVAHPDAAIAFAERPMTDLKVVQDWLESGSQVQSALSPFALERDGKSVSMLGSYATAELDPNSLLAVIAIQDESAALASVRDMRNQVFFVSLLAAMLALVCGFYFAEKLTRPVRELAAGATRIAGGDFSQRVKVLGRTELGDLGSSFNQMTDRLERFVLDLQRSAEENKELFLGTVKALAAAIDGKDPYTRGHSERVSRFSVATAEGLGLDEGEVEKIRVSALLHDVGKIGIDDRILKKPAALDDQEFEIMKTHPQKGYKIMSQIPAMREFLPGMYMHHEMINGQGYPQGLKGEEIPMQARIVSVADTFDAMTTERPYQAAMELEAALTRLKSFVGTRYDARVVAAFIAACEAGKIRPGVTRLKRNQSDYTTSTSQSIFATTPDSVIAVS; via the coding sequence GTGCTCGAACGTTTACGCCGAATTCGCTTGCTCTATGTCGTCCTGGCAGTCCTGCTGCTGGTCGGCCTCTTGCCGTTAATCGTTGCCGGGACCATGGTATCGCGCCGCAGTGCCGAAGAGCTGCGTGCAATTGAAGGTCGATATCAGGCGCAACTGGTGCAGGGCAAAGCACGACAGATCGAGTTGTACGGCCAGCGGTATCGAGACGTCGTCAGCGGTCTGGCCAGAGGTTTCGAGTTTGCCGGTGGAATTCAGGCATTAACGGCCGCGGGCTCAGCGGTCCGTTTGCAGCGAACGCTTCAGGACGATCCGAATTTGATCGCGCTGGCAATCTGTCCCGTTAAAGGCGAAGTTCATCGCGCGTTTCAACCTGATGTCATTCGCAAAGAAGAAGTCGATCAACGCGTGAGCGAAGTTCTCGCGCGCATGAACGGTCGTGGCGTTATCGTCGGCCGTCCGCAGATAATTCGATCCGGTCAGGAGATGGGTTTGACGATCGCGGCGCCGGTGATGGATGGCGATCAAATAGTCGCCGCCGTCGTCGCCGTCGTTTCGTTTCAGGAAGTCTTCAAGACAGTTCAGTCGTCGAAGAGCGGCCGTGAATTGCTGGATGCCGGATTACCGATCGTCTTTGTCGTCGATCAAAACGGAAAAGCGGTGGCCCACCCCGATGCCGCCATCGCTTTCGCCGAACGACCGATGACGGACCTTAAAGTCGTACAGGATTGGCTTGAGTCAGGCTCGCAAGTGCAGTCCGCGCTTTCGCCGTTTGCGCTCGAGCGTGATGGCAAGTCGGTTTCGATGCTGGGTTCATACGCGACGGCTGAGCTGGACCCGAATTCTTTGCTGGCAGTCATCGCGATTCAGGATGAGTCGGCGGCGCTGGCGTCGGTGCGGGACATGCGCAACCAGGTTTTCTTCGTGAGTTTGTTGGCGGCGATGCTCGCGCTCGTTTGCGGATTCTATTTTGCAGAAAAGCTGACACGACCCGTTCGTGAACTGGCCGCGGGAGCAACCCGAATCGCGGGCGGCGACTTTTCCCAGCGGGTCAAAGTTCTGGGTCGGACGGAATTAGGTGACCTCGGATCGTCATTCAATCAGATGACGGACCGGCTCGAGCGTTTCGTGCTTGATTTGCAACGCTCGGCCGAGGAAAACAAAGAGCTGTTCCTGGGGACGGTCAAGGCGCTCGCGGCAGCCATCGACGGCAAGGACCCTTACACGCGCGGCCACTCAGAGCGCGTCTCGCGCTTTTCCGTAGCCACGGCCGAGGGTCTTGGTCTCGACGAAGGAGAAGTCGAAAAGATTCGTGTGAGCGCGCTGCTTCATGATGTCGGAAAAATCGGCATCGACGATCGCATTTTGAAAAAGCCCGCGGCGCTGGACGATCAGGAATTCGAGATCATGAAGACGCACCCGCAGAAGGGCTATAAGATCATGTCGCAGATCCCGGCCATGCGCGAATTCCTACCGGGCATGTACATGCATCACGAGATGATCAACGGCCAGGGCTACCCGCAGGGTTTGAAAGGCGAAGAGATTCCGATGCAGGCGCGCATCGTTTCGGTGGCCGATACGTTCGACGCGATGACCACGGAACGCCCCTATCAAGCGGCGATGGAACTTGAAGCTGCGCTGACGCGTCTGAAGAGCTTTGTTGGCACGCGTTACGATGCGCGCGTTGTCGCTGCCTTTATCGCGGCATGCGAAGCCGGAAAGATTCGTCCCGGCGTAACCCGCCTGAAACGAAATCAAAGCGACTACACGACCTCAACCTCTCAATCGATTTTCGCGACCACTCCGGATTCCGTTATCGCCGTCAGCTAA
- a CDS encoding MlaD family protein translates to MPPPTRKKVGLAELRVGLLVLIALAVLIVLILNASGTLNPFARSLQLRARFTDANGLRDGSEVRLAGVRIGKVDRIRLMTASEVGPGPNPQKIEVYMTINATIDGVPANDRIRNDSTAQQASPSLLGSEMMVNITPGTALGAPVKDGDLLPSTSGNTMSDLATRGTELADRLGKLSDELNEVVKDVRAGKGTVGRLFNDESLYNNLNATVRDIEELAQQIKSGKGSAGKLIYDDALYNNANSIATNLKLISDDIRAGRGSAGKFLTSDELYNKVNRLTDRVDSSMSKIDAIVADVNAGRGTLGKLVKDEAIYNDARTAIARFNTTAERIDNVVAGAQRGEGTLGKLITDEALYNNVNNLSSEGVKLLYDFRQNPKKYLTIKFQLF, encoded by the coding sequence ATGCCACCACCAACCCGGAAAAAAGTCGGTCTAGCTGAGCTGCGCGTCGGCCTGCTCGTTTTGATTGCGCTCGCGGTTCTGATCGTTCTGATCCTGAACGCATCGGGAACGCTGAACCCGTTTGCCCGGAGCCTGCAACTCCGCGCGCGCTTCACGGACGCGAACGGACTGCGCGACGGATCTGAAGTGCGCCTCGCGGGCGTCCGCATCGGCAAAGTCGATCGCATCCGGCTGATGACCGCGTCGGAAGTTGGGCCCGGGCCAAATCCGCAGAAGATTGAAGTCTACATGACCATCAATGCGACCATTGATGGCGTGCCGGCCAACGATCGCATACGCAACGACTCCACGGCGCAACAGGCCTCGCCGAGCCTTTTGGGCAGCGAAATGATGGTGAATATCACGCCCGGAACGGCGCTTGGCGCCCCCGTGAAAGACGGCGATCTCTTACCGTCAACGTCGGGCAACACGATGAGTGACCTGGCAACCCGCGGAACCGAACTGGCAGACCGTCTCGGCAAACTTTCCGATGAACTCAACGAAGTGGTGAAGGACGTGCGCGCGGGCAAGGGCACCGTCGGCCGGCTCTTTAACGACGAGTCGCTCTACAACAACTTGAACGCAACGGTGCGCGACATCGAAGAACTGGCGCAGCAAATCAAGAGCGGCAAAGGTTCAGCCGGCAAGCTCATCTATGACGACGCCCTCTATAACAACGCGAACTCGATTGCGACAAATCTCAAGTTGATTTCCGACGACATTCGCGCCGGTCGCGGCTCGGCCGGAAAGTTTCTTACCAGTGACGAGCTTTACAACAAAGTCAATCGCCTCACCGATCGCGTAGACAGCTCAATGAGTAAGATCGATGCGATCGTGGCGGACGTAAATGCCGGCCGGGGCACGCTTGGCAAGCTGGTGAAGGACGAAGCGATCTATAACGACGCCCGGACGGCGATTGCTCGCTTCAACACGACGGCCGAACGAATTGACAATGTGGTTGCCGGAGCGCAACGCGGCGAAGGCACGCTGGGCAAATTGATTACCGACGAAGCGCTCTACAACAACGTCAACAACCTTTCCTCGGAAGGCGTGAAACTGCTCTACGACTTCCGGCAAAATCCGAAGAAGTATCTGACGATCAAATTCCAGTTGTTTTAG
- a CDS encoding zf-HC2 domain-containing protein, with protein MNERPVCHRAEDLVTYLYGEATAEEARDFSAHMHQCDACRAEFTVFHQVHDSIVTWRNEAIGSVVQVPQFTSAASAVVATDEFVQPERKLPALAALREFFSVSPLWLRGATAFAGLLLCALVLFAVSRIWQQPVITARDDDKKYTEAQFQEAVRKQVEQIAKSSDDKREPVSTPANDEVQTQPQVATRRPRPRTQPSNKLTREEREQLAADLGLIPRREEEAAFVLPEGEEPNQ; from the coding sequence ATGAACGAGCGACCAGTTTGTCATCGGGCCGAAGACCTGGTGACCTATTTGTACGGGGAAGCGACGGCCGAAGAGGCGCGCGACTTTTCCGCCCACATGCACCAGTGCGACGCGTGCCGCGCGGAGTTCACGGTTTTCCATCAGGTGCACGATTCGATCGTCACGTGGCGGAATGAAGCGATTGGCAGTGTCGTACAGGTCCCTCAGTTTACGAGCGCGGCAAGCGCTGTAGTCGCAACGGACGAGTTTGTCCAGCCTGAACGCAAGCTGCCGGCGCTGGCTGCGCTGCGCGAGTTCTTCTCAGTGTCGCCGCTGTGGTTGCGGGGAGCAACCGCGTTTGCCGGCCTGCTGCTATGCGCGCTGGTTTTGTTTGCGGTTTCGCGCATCTGGCAGCAACCAGTTATCACCGCGCGCGATGACGACAAGAAGTACACTGAAGCACAATTTCAAGAAGCAGTTCGGAAGCAAGTTGAACAGATCGCCAAATCAAGTGATGACAAGCGTGAACCGGTAAGCACGCCGGCGAATGATGAGGTGCAAACGCAACCGCAAGTTGCGACGCGGCGCCCGCGCCCGAGAACGCAGCCGTCTAACAAGCTGACGCGTGAAGAACGCGAACAATTGGCGGCGGACCTGGGATTGATTCCGCGTCGCGAGGAAGAAGCGGCTTTCGTGTTGCCCGAAGGAGAAGAACCGAACCAGTAA
- a CDS encoding MFS transporter, whose translation MHDLKALPREIWVIAIAALINRTGTIVLFFLSYYLLQPRFGFSLGEVGFISFAFGFGALLTAPLSGWLSDKIGALQVMKLSLVLSGTILLIYPLGQNFVLIASLTFLCALTAEAFRPASYAILNVVVAGPDEMQTLKRRKSAQALYRLAVNLGFAIGPLIGGFLATRGLWEVIFLVDGASSILAFVYLSVMLRPVKFQPSSSGIHATESAIIQSPTTKAIADRRFRYFLAAMAPALLVFFLEMGALPQFMKLQLGIDESFFGYLIALNAFLVIVLELPLNWFTRAWSYRRSLTWGALLVALGFGSVAFANSFLFIALTVVIWTFGEMFLLPNSFAYVGSIAPKNRQGEYAGILAMVFNLCLSLAPWLGLLALSHIPRLMWVAAFVLGGLSAVMISRMAPTATESISSSSN comes from the coding sequence TTGCATGATCTAAAAGCCTTGCCCAGGGAAATCTGGGTGATAGCGATTGCTGCACTAATCAATCGTACCGGAACGATTGTCCTGTTTTTCCTCAGTTATTATCTTCTCCAGCCTCGTTTTGGATTCTCACTCGGCGAAGTTGGCTTCATCAGTTTTGCGTTCGGCTTTGGGGCTCTGCTTACTGCGCCTTTGTCGGGGTGGTTATCAGACAAAATCGGTGCGCTTCAAGTCATGAAGCTCTCGCTCGTCCTTTCGGGGACAATTCTTCTGATTTACCCTTTGGGTCAAAACTTTGTACTCATAGCTTCCCTTACCTTTTTATGTGCTCTCACGGCAGAGGCCTTCCGCCCCGCTAGCTACGCCATCCTGAATGTCGTGGTTGCAGGACCGGATGAAATGCAAACGTTAAAGAGAAGAAAGAGCGCCCAAGCGCTCTACCGTCTTGCGGTAAATCTGGGATTTGCCATCGGGCCGCTGATTGGAGGATTTCTCGCCACCAGAGGATTGTGGGAGGTTATTTTTCTCGTCGATGGTGCCAGTTCCATTCTGGCGTTTGTGTACCTGTCGGTGATGCTAAGGCCAGTTAAGTTCCAGCCCAGTTCGTCGGGTATTCACGCGACTGAAAGTGCAATAATTCAGAGTCCTACGACAAAGGCAATCGCAGATCGAAGATTTCGATACTTTCTTGCTGCGATGGCGCCGGCATTGCTGGTGTTCTTTCTGGAGATGGGCGCGCTTCCGCAATTCATGAAGCTACAACTTGGAATAGACGAATCGTTCTTTGGTTATTTGATCGCGCTCAATGCGTTTCTTGTCATTGTTCTCGAACTTCCCCTGAACTGGTTTACCCGAGCGTGGTCTTATCGCCGATCGCTAACCTGGGGAGCGCTGCTCGTCGCCCTTGGATTTGGATCTGTGGCATTTGCGAATAGTTTCCTTTTCATAGCTCTAACCGTGGTGATATGGACTTTCGGCGAAATGTTCCTGCTGCCGAACAGCTTTGCTTACGTCGGCAGCATAGCGCCAAAAAATCGCCAGGGTGAGTATGCAGGAATCCTGGCCATGGTGTTTAATTTGTGCCTATCACTCGCTCCCTGGCTTGGTCTGCTTGCCCTTAGCCACATTCCCAGACTCATGTGGGTCGCGGCCTTCGTTCTGGGTGGCCTTTCGGCGGTAATGATTTCGCGGATGGCTCCTACTGCGACCGAGAGCATTTCAAGTTCTTCGAACTGA
- a CDS encoding sigma-70 family RNA polymerase sigma factor, giving the protein METVTTDEQMVERALSGDPEAFGEIVLRWERRIFALSFGMLGREEDARDATQETFLAAFRNLRGFRGEAKVSSWLHRIAVNQCITRQRRAKVRSETALEDEAEKNAAVFALPAEVSPARAAEHGEISVAVRKAVIALPPDLRQVVVMKEFEELTFQEISDVLGVPLSTVKSRLYTALRQLQMRLQKFGQAKA; this is encoded by the coding sequence ATGGAAACGGTCACGACTGACGAACAGATGGTTGAACGTGCCTTGTCCGGGGACCCGGAGGCGTTCGGCGAGATTGTGCTCCGTTGGGAGCGCCGCATCTTTGCGCTGTCGTTCGGCATGCTGGGCCGTGAAGAGGACGCGCGCGACGCCACGCAGGAAACTTTTCTGGCGGCGTTCCGAAACCTTAGGGGCTTTCGCGGCGAAGCGAAAGTTTCATCGTGGCTTCATCGCATCGCGGTGAATCAGTGCATAACCCGGCAGCGGCGCGCGAAGGTTCGCAGCGAAACGGCACTGGAAGACGAAGCTGAGAAGAACGCCGCGGTCTTCGCTCTGCCGGCCGAAGTTTCACCGGCACGCGCGGCCGAACACGGCGAGATTAGCGTGGCGGTTCGCAAGGCAGTGATTGCTCTGCCACCGGACTTGCGTCAGGTAGTGGTGATGAAGGAATTTGAGGAGCTGACGTTTCAGGAAATCTCAGACGTGCTCGGTGTGCCGCTGAGCACGGTTAAGAGCCGCCTTTACACGGCGCTCAGACAGTTGCAGATGCGCCTGCAGAAGTTTGGACAGGCGAAGGCGTAG
- a CDS encoding ABC transporter permease — MNIFTRLLLELQEMALLVARAVAGVFRKPRYWPETFAQMDSIGVGSLTIIMLTGFFTGGVLTLQTYQTLASYGAVSQLGYLVSVALIRELGPTLTALMVTGRVVSAISAELGSMVVSEQIDAMRALGTDPIRKLVTPRIVALVITLPLLTLIADAVGIIGAWTVSTWLYGLPSTMFTSSVRNGIQTEDIIGGVVKPLVFAFLMGTIACHKGLKTEGGTVGVGRSTTTAVVTASIIVIIADFFLAKALQLVLGTHQ; from the coding sequence ATGAACATCTTCACGCGCCTGCTGCTCGAACTACAGGAAATGGCGTTGCTGGTTGCGCGTGCCGTCGCCGGAGTTTTTCGCAAGCCTCGCTACTGGCCCGAAACGTTCGCGCAGATGGACAGCATCGGGGTCGGCTCGCTGACCATCATCATGCTGACCGGGTTTTTTACCGGCGGCGTGCTGACCCTGCAAACGTATCAGACACTCGCATCGTACGGAGCAGTCAGCCAGCTGGGCTATCTGGTCAGCGTGGCTCTGATTCGCGAATTGGGACCGACGCTGACCGCGTTAATGGTCACGGGCCGCGTTGTCTCCGCGATCTCAGCGGAGCTGGGCTCAATGGTGGTGTCGGAACAAATCGACGCCATGCGCGCGCTCGGAACTGATCCGATTCGCAAGCTAGTCACACCGCGAATTGTCGCCCTCGTCATCACGTTGCCGCTTTTGACTTTGATTGCCGACGCGGTGGGAATCATCGGCGCCTGGACGGTTTCCACGTGGCTCTACGGTCTGCCTTCTACGATGTTCACCAGTTCAGTGCGCAACGGCATCCAGACGGAAGACATCATCGGGGGCGTCGTAAAGCCACTGGTGTTTGCTTTCCTGATGGGCACGATTGCTTGTCACAAAGGTTTGAAAACTGAAGGCGGCACTGTGGGCGTCGGGCGTTCAACGACTACCGCGGTCGTGACGGCTTCGATTATAGTTATCATCGCTGACTTCTTTCTCGCGAAAGCACTCCAGCTCGTTTTGGGTACTCATCAATGA
- a CDS encoding ATP-grasp domain-containing protein, protein METRANLFQATNHATRWVAIVDAYSSGNLLAPEFNSRGFECVHIQSTPQLPAPAHGSFHAKDFRSNIVHQGQIEETLEHCQQFNLQCLIAGSETGVELADLLSERLGLRSNGSKLSACRRNKFQMVEQVSRNGLKTIPSLRTSDSKLALSWIEEVTGWPVVVKPLRSAGTDSVRVCSSASEFLTVFEANLGKRDKFGQRIDDLLIQKTIRGGEYIIDAVSCDGQHHVTNVWLIVKGVHNNADFVCEYNQLLDHDEAVKNGSVEYALNVITALGIRHGPTHTEIYRTPEGPILIECASRLHGGGFPIYSKECVGYGQVDLTADAYLDVEAFHKKAQAPYQRGKHLFIAELISDVEGPLKGLCTKQIESLPSFSSIKLSVTLGDLINQTVDAFTSPGHVVLTHADFATIWRDYNYLRSIERKGLLYQV, encoded by the coding sequence ATGGAAACGCGCGCCAATCTTTTTCAAGCTACTAATCATGCAACCAGATGGGTTGCCATTGTTGACGCCTACTCTTCAGGTAATCTGCTCGCACCTGAATTCAATTCCCGGGGATTCGAGTGCGTTCATATACAAAGCACACCGCAGCTACCTGCTCCGGCCCATGGTTCTTTTCATGCGAAAGATTTTAGATCGAACATAGTTCACCAGGGTCAGATCGAGGAAACTCTCGAACACTGCCAACAGTTCAACTTGCAATGCCTGATTGCCGGTTCGGAAACTGGCGTCGAGCTTGCCGATTTACTGAGTGAACGACTGGGCCTGCGTTCAAACGGAAGCAAACTCAGCGCTTGTCGGCGGAACAAGTTTCAGATGGTCGAGCAGGTTAGCAGAAACGGACTTAAAACGATTCCGTCGCTTAGAACCAGCGATTCCAAACTGGCGCTAAGTTGGATTGAAGAAGTAACGGGATGGCCGGTAGTAGTTAAGCCGCTGCGGAGCGCGGGTACAGACTCCGTGAGAGTTTGTTCATCGGCCTCGGAATTCCTAACGGTATTCGAGGCCAATCTGGGAAAACGTGACAAATTTGGCCAACGGATCGATGACCTGCTCATTCAAAAGACGATCCGCGGCGGAGAATATATTATCGATGCAGTCAGTTGCGATGGCCAACATCATGTCACGAACGTTTGGCTCATCGTCAAAGGCGTTCATAATAATGCCGATTTTGTTTGCGAGTACAATCAGTTGCTCGATCACGATGAAGCCGTCAAGAATGGAAGCGTTGAATATGCGTTGAACGTAATTACGGCCCTTGGAATCAGGCATGGACCAACCCACACGGAGATCTATCGGACGCCGGAAGGCCCCATCCTGATAGAGTGTGCCTCCAGATTACATGGCGGCGGATTCCCAATCTACAGCAAGGAATGCGTTGGTTATGGCCAAGTCGACTTGACGGCTGATGCCTATCTCGACGTGGAAGCCTTCCACAAAAAGGCCCAAGCTCCGTACCAGCGCGGCAAGCACCTGTTTATTGCAGAATTGATCTCCGATGTTGAGGGGCCACTTAAAGGGCTTTGCACGAAGCAAATCGAATCGCTTCCCTCGTTTTCTTCAATCAAGCTGTCCGTGACGCTTGGCGATCTTATCAACCAAACCGTTGACGCCTTTACTTCACCGGGTCACGTGGTTTTGACCCACGCCGATTTTGCGACTATTTGGCGTGACTATAATTATTTAAGATCCATCGAAAGGAAAGGCCTTCTCTATCAAGTGTAG
- a CDS encoding ATP-binding cassette domain-containing protein: MITESAIHQSGISDDAADSTFREVDDSQRIIPAIEFRNVTIEFDERKVLDNLSFKVNRGETKIILGGSGCGKSTTIKLVLGLLKPDSGQVLVDGEDITHYSEVDMMSVRKKIGMIFQEGALFDSLSVYDNVAFKLHEHRVPEDEVESEVRRMLQFVNLEQAIDKMPSELSGGMRRRVGIARALVGDPKIVMFDEPTAGLDPPTARTICELAMKLRDLEDVSSIFVTHEMNNLGYLCSEYAVVNEAGEVVFEREGEKLCLINSKVIMMRDGKIIFSGTDESLRRSDDPYIQKFLRGH, encoded by the coding sequence ATGATCACGGAATCCGCAATTCATCAATCAGGGATTAGTGACGACGCTGCGGATTCGACCTTTCGTGAGGTTGACGACTCGCAGCGCATAATCCCGGCCATCGAATTCCGTAATGTGACGATTGAATTCGATGAGCGCAAGGTGCTGGATAACCTGAGCTTCAAAGTGAACCGGGGCGAGACGAAGATCATTCTGGGCGGTTCAGGCTGTGGGAAATCGACCACGATTAAGCTCGTACTCGGGCTCTTAAAGCCAGACAGCGGCCAGGTATTAGTCGACGGTGAAGACATCACGCACTATTCGGAAGTTGACATGATGAGCGTGCGCAAGAAGATCGGGATGATCTTCCAGGAAGGCGCGCTGTTTGATTCGCTTTCGGTTTACGACAATGTTGCGTTTAAGCTGCACGAGCATCGCGTGCCTGAGGATGAAGTCGAAAGCGAAGTGCGCCGCATGCTCCAGTTCGTCAATCTCGAACAAGCTATCGACAAGATGCCCTCCGAACTGTCGGGCGGCATGCGCCGTCGCGTCGGCATCGCGCGGGCGCTGGTCGGCGATCCGAAAATTGTGATGTTCGACGAGCCGACGGCCGGTCTCGATCCGCCCACGGCGCGCACGATTTGCGAATTGGCGATGAAGTTGCGGGACCTGGAAGACGTCTCTTCGATTTTCGTTACGCACGAAATGAATAATCTCGGCTATCTGTGTTCCGAATACGCGGTTGTGAACGAAGCCGGCGAAGTCGTGTTCGAACGAGAGGGCGAAAAACTTTGCTTAATCAACAGCAAGGTGATCATGATGCGTGACGGAAAGATTATCTTCAGCGGCACCGACGAAAGCCTGCGGCGCTCTGACGACCCGTACATTCAAAAGTTTCTGCGCGGACACTGA
- a CDS encoding Spy/CpxP family protein refolding chaperone has protein sequence MRKAPIALLLTIASAGLLLTLVSSARAQTPEPQPTPTNVVQQPQRQMNQIEQMLRPLNITPDQEEQIRAIYAELADERQRATRRLRLAHRALSEAIQSPTPNEALIEQRSKEVADAQATTIRLRSLTEARVLQVLTQEQRVKLRQLQAQTQRRNQQNPRGLGRGQNALRPNQPNPPLTPRQRRLMRQQQQPRPQ, from the coding sequence ATGAGAAAAGCGCCAATCGCTTTGCTGCTGACCATCGCGTCCGCCGGCCTATTATTAACCCTGGTTAGTTCAGCCCGCGCCCAGACGCCTGAGCCACAACCCACACCGACGAACGTCGTTCAGCAGCCACAGCGACAAATGAATCAGATTGAACAGATGCTCAGGCCGCTGAATATTACGCCTGACCAGGAAGAACAAATCCGGGCGATCTATGCCGAGCTGGCGGATGAGCGGCAGAGGGCCACGCGTAGACTTCGACTTGCCCACCGGGCGCTGTCAGAAGCTATCCAGTCGCCCACGCCGAACGAGGCTTTGATCGAACAGCGTTCAAAGGAAGTCGCGGACGCCCAAGCCACGACGATTCGCCTGCGCTCGCTGACTGAAGCACGCGTCCTGCAAGTTCTTACGCAGGAACAGCGCGTGAAACTGCGGCAGTTGCAGGCGCAGACGCAACGTCGCAATCAACAGAACCCGCGCGGCCTCGGTCGAGGGCAGAATGCTCTCAGGCCAAATCAGCCCAACCCGCCGCTCACGCCACGTCAGCGAAGATTAATGCGACAACAGCAACAGCCAAGACCTCAGTAG